The Cupriavidus nantongensis genome has a segment encoding these proteins:
- a CDS encoding FecR family protein, which translates to MKAIIRGLLVGVLSIGWVRLAWAQAPAEVGKVAVVAGSAWIEAHGERQLLQAGNALHEGVTVQTGSDGYVYVNTVDRGFVSLRPNSSLTIEAYVYDSAAPANTRIKLRLNRGVVRTISGEGAQAARERFRMNTPVAAIGIRGTDFSVFTDARTTRVSVRAGGIVMSPFLAGCRPAGMGPCEGGTGLSSQAGGSILQLRHGETQPTLLGPQFQHLSPEAVAPPGKDEGSAAGGQVRTSAVGAPAVVTANEIAFGDAVRSLPEPRPAPAPVPETPVVRPPPPPPPPPEAQKLFWGRYQALASLPADITLEALRAGVHDIVAMGGFGPFALVRDTREPMTMPLKGVFGFQLKGAEAYVVGDGKATAATVADPSLVVDFGKRRFDTSLTVSTGQLSHQMRAQGSVTSDGMMRSDQAAGNATVRGALAGTDASQAGYVFSSQIGASGQTAVGATNWGR; encoded by the coding sequence ATGAAAGCGATAATCCGGGGATTGCTGGTCGGCGTGCTGTCGATCGGCTGGGTGCGGCTGGCCTGGGCGCAAGCGCCGGCCGAGGTGGGCAAGGTAGCCGTGGTGGCCGGCAGCGCCTGGATCGAGGCGCACGGCGAGCGCCAGTTGCTGCAAGCCGGCAACGCCCTGCACGAGGGCGTGACGGTGCAGACCGGCAGCGACGGCTATGTCTACGTCAACACGGTGGACCGCGGCTTTGTCAGCCTGCGCCCCAACTCCAGCCTTACCATCGAGGCCTACGTCTACGACAGCGCTGCGCCCGCCAACACGCGGATCAAGCTGCGCCTGAACCGCGGCGTGGTGCGCACCATCTCCGGTGAGGGCGCCCAGGCCGCGCGCGAGCGTTTCCGCATGAATACCCCGGTGGCGGCGATCGGCATCCGCGGCACCGACTTCTCGGTCTTCACCGACGCGCGGACCACGCGTGTCAGCGTGCGTGCCGGCGGCATTGTGATGTCGCCGTTCCTGGCCGGCTGCCGTCCCGCCGGCATGGGCCCGTGCGAGGGCGGCACCGGGCTGTCGAGCCAGGCGGGCGGCAGCATCCTGCAGCTGCGCCATGGCGAGACCCAGCCGACGCTGCTCGGGCCGCAGTTCCAGCACCTGTCGCCGGAAGCGGTGGCACCGCCCGGCAAGGACGAAGGCAGCGCCGCCGGCGGGCAGGTCAGGACCTCCGCGGTGGGCGCACCGGCCGTCGTCACCGCCAACGAGATTGCATTCGGCGATGCCGTCAGATCGCTGCCAGAGCCGCGTCCCGCCCCTGCGCCCGTCCCCGAGACGCCGGTGGTGCGCCCGCCGCCTCCCCCGCCACCTCCGCCGGAGGCGCAGAAGCTGTTCTGGGGGCGCTACCAGGCGCTCGCCAGCCTGCCCGCGGACATCACCCTGGAGGCTTTGCGCGCCGGCGTCCACGACATCGTCGCGATGGGAGGTTTCGGGCCGTTCGCCCTGGTGCGCGATACGCGCGAGCCGATGACGATGCCGCTCAAGGGGGTGTTCGGCTTCCAGCTCAAGGGGGCCGAGGCCTACGTGGTGGGCGACGGCAAGGCGACCGCGGCCACCGTGGCCGATCCATCGCTGGTGGTCGACTTCGGCAAGCGCCGCTTCGACACAAGCCTGACGGTCAGCACCGGCCAGCTCAGCCACCAGATGCGCGCGCAAGGCTCGGTGACCTCCGACGGCATGATGCGCAGCGACCAGGCCGCGGGCAATGCCACGGTGCGCGGCGCGCTGGCCGGCACCGACGCGTCGCAGGCCGGCTACGTGTTCAGCAGCCAGATCGGCGCCTCCGGGCAGACCGCGGTCGGGGCGACAAATTGGGGGCGCTAG